In Marisediminicola antarctica, one DNA window encodes the following:
- a CDS encoding co-chaperone YbbN, translating into MTNTPPPSAASLRGAVDLSSLIRPPVTPGAPAPAQGAGGPSLVVDATDASFTGILELSNTVPVVVELHGGVPTASLTNLITEFGGKLVLARVDATTNPQLQQAFQAQIAPTVAAVVAGRPLALFEGELPEAEARQVFEQLLVLAAQNGVTGTVPVAPVEPDAEAAEPVEEPLPPLHQAAYDAIEAGDYPTAMSAYRTAIAQDPRDQLAVAGLAQVSLLHRLTGLSAGAIRDAAAAAPSDVDAQLAVADLDVSGGHLEDGFDRLLTLFPSLDADGKNAVRTRMLEYFEVAGAEDPRVSIGRRRLTALLY; encoded by the coding sequence ATGACCAATACCCCTCCCCCCTCTGCGGCTAGCCTCCGAGGAGCGGTCGACCTGTCGTCGCTCATTCGGCCGCCCGTCACACCGGGCGCCCCGGCACCCGCGCAGGGCGCCGGAGGCCCGTCGCTCGTCGTCGACGCGACCGACGCGAGTTTCACGGGCATCCTCGAGCTGTCGAACACGGTACCGGTCGTCGTCGAGCTGCACGGCGGGGTGCCGACCGCGTCGCTCACGAATCTCATCACCGAGTTCGGCGGCAAGCTCGTGCTCGCGCGCGTCGACGCGACGACGAACCCGCAGCTTCAGCAGGCGTTCCAGGCTCAGATTGCGCCGACCGTCGCCGCCGTTGTCGCGGGCCGTCCGCTCGCCCTGTTCGAGGGCGAGCTGCCCGAGGCCGAGGCCCGTCAGGTGTTCGAGCAGCTACTCGTGCTCGCCGCGCAGAACGGAGTAACCGGTACCGTTCCCGTTGCGCCCGTCGAGCCTGATGCCGAGGCCGCAGAGCCGGTCGAGGAGCCGCTCCCGCCACTGCACCAGGCCGCTTACGACGCGATCGAGGCGGGGGACTACCCCACCGCGATGTCCGCGTACCGCACCGCGATCGCCCAAGACCCGCGGGACCAGCTCGCCGTGGCAGGCCTCGCCCAGGTGTCCCTGCTGCACCGCCTCACCGGTCTGTCGGCCGGGGCCATCCGCGATGCGGCAGCCGCAGCGCCGTCCGACGTCGACGCCCAGCTGGCCGTGGCCGACCTGGATGTCTCGGGTGGACACCTCGAGGATGGCTTCGACCGTCTCCTGACCCTGTTTCCGTCGCTCGACGCCGACGGCAAGAACGCGGTGCGCACCCGGATGCTCGAGTACTTCGAGGTGGCCGGGGCCGAGGACCCGCGCGTCAGCATCGGGCGGCGCCGCCTCACCGCGCTGCTCTACTAG
- a CDS encoding DivIVA domain-containing protein, with amino-acid sequence MASDDDDFSTAMRGYNRDEVDKALQDLRRELIKANSDKVESTREIKRLSATVRDLESEIEETGSPSYSGLGMKLENMLRVAEEQSTRLISQADIDAERLRSSVQLEVNRMRVDAMETAEGFVADADEKATALRQSANAEAAEILEIAQARADAVTQEALLEAAAIRGAVATESAELRGTTRRESAAVRAEADRESAEVRAAAQREISEAREQAAQLARDTERGRAEFDSISEKQRGDLEREVEQQRTDLGRHVATVTAELAATVEKTTGDLQRELAAAHASLEQELAEGRSALEVETMSRRSALEREEEFVRAALSRDTDAAWATLSSSTADAEVALARETEDTRQTLAAEAEAVRSALATETADTRSALAREVADGRAALTKEIDEQHAAVEREISAARALLDADTTAAYAALAQETTATTAALDRTAKKATTDLSLELVTARADLDEEITAARASLAHDIEQQRTDLDRDIAQQRADLTRDAEETRAQLAFEVDETRTTIARDAEQGRTDLEIEITARRDEAEKAALAAHQEAVAQTQKYLDDAARQLAEATKRADERQKHADEVEASARAEAKALLESTQATAAELVSEARAKAKVAVDEADQRTAVLVSDAEERLSKIRIEREAVAGYFQGLRGVLTEAERASAE; translated from the coding sequence GTGGCCAGTGACGACGACGACTTCAGCACGGCGATGCGCGGCTACAACCGCGACGAGGTCGACAAGGCGCTCCAGGACCTGCGCCGCGAGCTGATCAAGGCCAACTCAGACAAGGTCGAATCGACGAGGGAGATCAAACGCCTCTCGGCGACCGTGCGCGATCTCGAGTCCGAGATCGAGGAGACGGGCAGCCCGAGCTACAGCGGACTTGGCATGAAGCTCGAGAACATGCTGCGGGTCGCGGAAGAGCAGTCCACGAGACTCATCAGCCAGGCGGATATCGACGCCGAGCGCCTCCGAAGCAGCGTGCAGCTCGAGGTGAACCGGATGCGCGTCGATGCGATGGAGACCGCGGAGGGATTTGTCGCCGACGCCGACGAGAAGGCCACCGCGCTGCGCCAGTCAGCGAATGCCGAAGCCGCCGAGATCCTCGAGATCGCGCAGGCGCGGGCGGATGCCGTCACCCAGGAGGCTCTCCTCGAAGCCGCCGCGATCCGCGGTGCCGTTGCGACGGAATCCGCCGAGCTACGCGGCACCACCCGGCGCGAGTCCGCTGCCGTGCGCGCAGAGGCAGACCGCGAGTCCGCCGAGGTCCGCGCCGCGGCCCAGCGGGAGATCAGCGAAGCACGGGAACAGGCCGCACAGCTCGCGCGCGACACCGAGCGCGGCCGTGCAGAGTTCGACAGCATCAGCGAGAAGCAGCGCGGTGACCTCGAACGCGAGGTCGAGCAGCAGCGCACGGACCTCGGTCGGCACGTCGCGACGGTCACGGCCGAGCTCGCGGCGACCGTCGAGAAGACGACAGGCGACCTGCAACGTGAGCTTGCCGCCGCCCACGCCTCCCTCGAGCAGGAACTCGCGGAGGGCCGCTCCGCGCTTGAGGTGGAGACGATGTCCCGCCGCTCCGCGCTGGAACGCGAAGAGGAGTTTGTTCGCGCGGCCCTCTCGCGTGACACCGATGCCGCCTGGGCCACCCTCAGCTCGTCCACGGCCGACGCAGAGGTCGCCCTCGCCCGCGAGACCGAGGACACCCGCCAGACCCTGGCCGCGGAGGCCGAGGCCGTTCGCTCGGCCCTGGCCACCGAGACGGCGGACACCCGCAGCGCGCTTGCCCGCGAGGTGGCGGATGGGCGCGCGGCCCTGACGAAGGAAATCGACGAGCAGCACGCCGCTGTCGAGCGGGAGATCTCGGCGGCCCGCGCCCTGCTCGACGCCGACACGACGGCCGCTTATGCGGCCCTCGCACAGGAGACCACTGCAACCACGGCAGCTCTCGACCGGACGGCCAAGAAAGCGACCACGGACCTCTCCCTCGAACTGGTGACCGCGCGGGCGGACCTCGACGAGGAGATCACGGCAGCGCGCGCGAGCCTCGCTCACGACATCGAGCAGCAGCGCACCGACCTGGACCGTGACATCGCGCAGCAGCGGGCCGACCTCACACGCGACGCGGAAGAGACCCGCGCGCAACTCGCGTTCGAAGTCGACGAGACGCGAACCACGATCGCCCGTGACGCCGAGCAGGGCCGCACCGACCTCGAGATCGAGATCACAGCCCGACGGGACGAGGCCGAGAAGGCCGCACTCGCCGCGCACCAAGAGGCGGTCGCGCAGACCCAGAAGTACCTCGACGACGCGGCCCGCCAGCTCGCCGAGGCGACCAAACGGGCCGACGAGCGCCAGAAGCACGCGGACGAGGTAGAGGCGTCCGCGCGGGCCGAGGCGAAGGCGCTGCTGGAGTCCACCCAGGCGACGGCCGCCGAGCTCGTTTCCGAAGCGAGGGCAAAGGCAAAGGTGGCCGTCGACGAGGCCGACCAGAGGACCGCAGTGCTCGTGTCTGACGCGGAAGAGCGCCTGTCCAAGATTAGGATTGAGCGCGAAGCGGTCGCCGGGTACTTCCAGGGTCTCCGCGGCGTTCTGACAGAGGCGGAGAGAGCCTCGGCCGAGTAA
- a CDS encoding AI-2E family transporter: MKIQNGFRFGLFGGLGVLIALLIGGAVVSLATILTYIGAALFLALGLDPIVTWLEKKGMKRPLAILTVLVGVLGVVAGLVLSIIPVIAEQVQTLVTQIPRVIESFADGSLNQAITDTLPWLAVDDLLAQVTDTMSDPTFLSNLGGGVLKAGLGLATGVFGALIIIILMLYFTASLGSLKRGIYQVIPASKRVGFIDISEQISQSVGRYVVGQLTLALVNGVLSFVVLTFVIRAEYSALLAFIAFLGSLIPLVGTISASVVITLAVLLFDGTPTVLWVAGYYLIYMQVEAYLITPRIMTRAVKVPGVVVVIAALAGGTLLGLLGALVAIPVAASILLIIKQVVVPRQNAL; this comes from the coding sequence GTGAAGATCCAGAACGGATTCCGGTTCGGCCTGTTCGGTGGGCTCGGGGTTCTGATCGCCCTGCTGATTGGCGGCGCCGTCGTCTCGCTTGCGACGATCCTCACCTACATCGGAGCGGCGCTATTCCTCGCGCTCGGCCTCGACCCGATCGTGACCTGGCTCGAGAAGAAGGGGATGAAGCGACCCCTCGCGATCCTCACCGTGCTCGTCGGGGTGCTCGGCGTTGTTGCCGGCCTCGTTCTCTCGATCATCCCCGTCATCGCGGAGCAGGTGCAGACCCTCGTCACGCAGATCCCGAGGGTGATCGAGAGCTTCGCCGACGGCAGCCTGAACCAGGCGATCACGGACACCCTCCCCTGGCTCGCGGTCGACGATCTCCTTGCCCAGGTCACCGACACCATGTCCGACCCGACCTTCCTCAGCAATCTCGGCGGCGGTGTGCTCAAGGCGGGTCTCGGGCTTGCGACCGGGGTTTTCGGCGCCCTGATCATCATCATCCTTATGCTCTACTTCACTGCATCGCTCGGCAGCCTCAAGCGCGGCATCTACCAGGTCATCCCCGCCTCGAAGCGGGTCGGGTTCATCGACATCTCCGAGCAGATCAGCCAGTCCGTCGGGCGTTATGTCGTCGGACAGCTCACCCTGGCGCTCGTCAACGGCGTGCTCTCGTTCGTCGTGCTGACGTTCGTGATCCGCGCCGAGTACTCTGCCCTGCTGGCCTTCATCGCTTTTCTCGGCTCGCTGATTCCGCTCGTGGGAACAATCTCGGCATCCGTCGTCATCACCCTCGCAGTGCTGCTCTTCGACGGGACGCCGACCGTGCTCTGGGTCGCCGGCTACTACCTGATCTACATGCAGGTCGAGGCCTACCTGATCACGCCGCGAATCATGACGCGTGCGGTGAAGGTTCCCGGCGTCGTCGTCGTCATTGCCGCCCTGGCCGGAGGGACCCTGCTCGGACTCCTCGGCGCGCTTGTCGCTATTCCCGTTGCGGCGTCGATCCTGCTGATCATCAAGCAGGTCGTCGTGCCGCGCCAGAACGCACTCTAG
- a CDS encoding alpha/beta hydrolase has protein sequence MQIKGGIELPAKRENVELVTEDELTLVGELSLPVWAEPVATVVALHPLPTAGGFMDSHIIRKAAARLPALADLAVLRFNFRGVTSPRGTSDGAFGHGEDERHDLDAAMRFVAERALPKPWLLGWSFGTEVALKHGLEHDIEGIILLSPPLHRTTDEELAAWAGSGRRMIVVVPELDDYLRPEEAGQRFASVPEAELVAVEGGKHLWVGEAQTRRVLTEIVARLNPGVLPLPEAWD, from the coding sequence ATGCAGATCAAGGGCGGTATCGAGCTTCCGGCGAAGCGGGAAAACGTGGAGCTGGTCACCGAGGATGAGCTGACCCTGGTCGGGGAGCTGTCCCTCCCCGTCTGGGCCGAGCCGGTCGCGACCGTCGTCGCGCTGCATCCGCTCCCCACCGCGGGCGGGTTCATGGATTCGCACATTATTCGCAAAGCGGCCGCCCGCCTTCCGGCGCTCGCCGACCTCGCCGTGCTGCGGTTCAACTTCCGCGGCGTCACGTCGCCGCGTGGCACATCGGATGGCGCCTTCGGCCACGGCGAGGACGAGCGCCACGACCTCGACGCCGCGATGAGGTTCGTGGCCGAACGCGCACTGCCGAAGCCGTGGCTGCTCGGCTGGTCGTTCGGCACCGAAGTCGCCCTGAAGCACGGCCTTGAGCACGACATCGAGGGCATCATCCTGCTCTCGCCCCCGCTTCACCGCACGACCGACGAGGAGCTCGCGGCATGGGCCGGGAGCGGTCGGCGGATGATCGTCGTCGTGCCCGAGCTCGACGACTACCTGCGTCCAGAGGAAGCGGGGCAGAGGTTCGCGAGCGTTCCCGAGGCGGAACTCGTCGCGGTCGAGGGCGGCAAGCACCTCTGGGTGGGCGAGGCGCAGACGCGGCGTGTGCTCACAGAGATCGTCGCCCGCCTGAACCCCGGCGTGCTTCCCCTCCCGGAGGCATGGGACTGA
- a CDS encoding transglycosylase SLT domain-containing protein — protein sequence MEAHKPTIRRQGVLPVFASFAALAFVLVSVTSPMAQQEAAAAVVLAETDAVPTQVLAVDGEYTNEVVRDDYGVTAKPLPPPPPPVSSAPAPAPAAPSAAPSGGGGGGGGGGGAPAAGSPNPGSAKSIAYAMVQARGWGEGEYNCLVSLWQKESGWNTFASNPSSGAYGIPQSLPGSKMATAGADWATNPATQITWGLGYITDRYGSPCGAWGASQIKGWY from the coding sequence GTGGAGGCGCATAAACCCACAATCCGGCGTCAGGGCGTACTGCCCGTCTTCGCCTCGTTCGCCGCTCTGGCCTTCGTGTTGGTGTCGGTGACGTCGCCGATGGCGCAGCAGGAGGCCGCCGCCGCGGTCGTTCTCGCCGAGACTGACGCAGTGCCAACACAGGTGCTTGCAGTCGACGGTGAGTACACGAACGAGGTCGTCCGCGACGACTACGGCGTCACCGCGAAACCGCTGCCGCCGCCGCCGCCGCCGGTGTCGTCGGCGCCGGCGCCGGCGCCGGCCGCACCCTCCGCCGCACCAAGTGGTGGTGGTGGCGGTGGCGGTGGCGGTGGTGGTGCCCCCGCCGCCGGCTCTCCCAATCCGGGCTCGGCCAAGTCCATCGCCTACGCGATGGTGCAGGCCAGGGGCTGGGGTGAAGGCGAGTACAACTGCCTCGTGTCGCTGTGGCAGAAGGAGTCGGGCTGGAATACGTTCGCCAGCAACCCGAGCAGCGGCGCCTACGGTATCCCGCAGTCACTCCCGGGCTCGAAGATGGCGACGGCCGGAGCGGACTGGGCAACAAACCCGGCCACCCAGATCACGTGGGGCCTCGGCTACATCACCGATCGCTACGGCAGCCCGTGCGGAGCATGGGGCGCTAGCCAGATCAAGGGCTGGTACTGA
- a CDS encoding DivIVA domain-containing protein, whose product MSTTFPRTTRSHLGYDVEQVEDFLEEARRAYGAEAGQLTIVTAASIRHTAFAMQKGGYETGQVDAALERLEDAFASRERELRIREKGEEEWYSSARTEAQEILDRLARPDGERFDRIRSLTVGYSVQQVDEFAGRLTRYFQDGDHLTVDEVRAVSFAPQRGGYRETQVDVVLDAVIDVMLAVRS is encoded by the coding sequence GTGAGCACAACATTCCCACGCACGACGAGGTCCCACCTCGGCTACGACGTCGAACAGGTGGAGGATTTTCTCGAGGAGGCCAGGCGCGCGTATGGGGCGGAAGCGGGCCAGCTCACGATCGTGACCGCCGCCAGCATCCGCCACACCGCCTTCGCAATGCAGAAGGGCGGATACGAGACGGGGCAGGTGGATGCTGCTCTTGAGCGCCTCGAGGATGCCTTCGCAAGCCGGGAGCGGGAGCTCCGGATCCGCGAGAAGGGCGAGGAGGAGTGGTACTCCTCGGCACGGACAGAGGCTCAGGAGATCCTCGATCGCCTCGCCCGACCGGACGGCGAGAGGTTCGACCGGATCCGTTCGCTCACCGTCGGGTACAGCGTGCAGCAGGTCGACGAGTTCGCCGGGCGACTCACACGATACTTCCAGGATGGGGACCATTTGACCGTCGACGAGGTACGCGCAGTGTCCTTCGCGCCACAGCGTGGCGGGTACCGCGAGACGCAGGTCGACGTCGTGCTGGATGCCGTAATTGACGTCATGCTTGCCGTCCGTTCCTGA
- a CDS encoding phosphatidate cytidylyltransferase has translation MRQRREDLEARAAATREEIRAQIAVTRAHLDDANEKLEARAGRNLPLAIGFGLVLGVSMLLSLILVKSFFMLVAAALVAFTAFELASALWFAGRYVPRVPTVIAAVAIVPAAFYFGASGAWLVLLGGVLLVGLWRAAEQVRPSRRGTALEFWKDLGAGTFVQAYVPFLGSFAVVMAAQDGGEWWTLAFLLIVISTDTGAYASGVLFGKHPMAPRISPKKTWEGFAGSVLVALTVGVVLALFMLGQPWWFGLIFGITMVATATLGDLTESLIKRDLGIKDISTWLPGHGGFLDRLDSVLPSTIATYALFLIFA, from the coding sequence GTGCGCCAGAGGCGTGAGGATCTCGAGGCCCGCGCCGCCGCGACTCGAGAGGAGATCCGCGCCCAGATCGCTGTGACCCGCGCCCACCTCGACGACGCGAATGAGAAGCTCGAGGCGAGGGCCGGCCGCAACCTGCCGCTCGCCATCGGGTTCGGCCTCGTGCTCGGTGTGAGCATGCTGTTGAGCCTCATCCTCGTGAAGTCCTTCTTCATGCTCGTGGCCGCCGCGCTCGTTGCCTTCACCGCGTTCGAGCTCGCGAGCGCCCTGTGGTTCGCTGGCCGTTACGTGCCGCGCGTACCGACGGTCATCGCCGCGGTCGCGATCGTGCCCGCGGCCTTTTACTTCGGTGCGAGCGGTGCCTGGCTTGTGCTCCTCGGCGGGGTTCTGCTCGTCGGCCTCTGGCGCGCGGCCGAACAGGTCCGCCCGAGCCGACGAGGCACGGCGCTCGAGTTCTGGAAGGACCTCGGCGCCGGTACCTTTGTCCAGGCCTATGTGCCCTTCCTCGGCAGTTTCGCGGTCGTTATGGCCGCGCAGGACGGCGGCGAGTGGTGGACCCTCGCCTTTCTGCTCATCGTCATCTCGACCGACACCGGTGCGTATGCGAGCGGCGTGCTGTTCGGCAAGCATCCGATGGCCCCGAGAATCAGCCCGAAGAAGACGTGGGAGGGGTTCGCCGGGTCAGTGCTCGTTGCCCTTACCGTCGGCGTCGTGCTCGCTCTGTTCATGCTCGGCCAGCCCTGGTGGTTCGGCCTCATCTTCGGCATCACTATGGTGGCTACGGCCACGCTCGGGGACCTCACGGAGTCGCTCATCAAGCGCGATCTCGGTATCAAAGACATCAGCACGTGGCTGCCCGGTCACGGAGGGTTCCTCGACCGGCTCGACTCTGTTCTTCCGAGCACCATCGCAACGTACGCGCTGTTCCTCATCTTTGCGTAG
- the frr gene encoding ribosome recycling factor codes for MISDVLAEAKDKMHKSVEAAKDDFGNVRTGRANPALFQKILVDYYGTPTPLGQLAGMQNPEARTLLVTPYDKIALKDIERALVSAPNLSANVGNDGTVIRVTLPELTEERRKEFVKLVRAKGEDAKVSIRNIRRRSKDELDALKSEVGDDEVTRGEKELEAVTKSHIDAIDDALKKKEAELLEV; via the coding sequence GTGATCAGTGACGTACTGGCAGAAGCCAAAGACAAGATGCACAAGTCCGTCGAGGCGGCCAAGGACGACTTCGGAAACGTGCGCACGGGCCGCGCGAACCCGGCATTGTTCCAGAAGATTCTCGTGGACTATTACGGCACCCCGACGCCGCTCGGGCAGCTCGCCGGCATGCAGAACCCCGAGGCGCGCACCCTACTGGTGACTCCGTACGACAAGATCGCGCTCAAGGACATCGAGCGTGCGCTCGTCTCGGCTCCAAACCTCAGCGCGAATGTCGGAAACGACGGCACGGTCATCCGCGTCACCCTGCCCGAGTTGACGGAGGAGCGCCGCAAGGAGTTCGTCAAGCTCGTGCGCGCCAAGGGCGAGGACGCCAAGGTGTCGATCCGCAACATCCGCCGTCGCTCAAAGGACGAGCTCGATGCACTCAAGAGCGAGGTGGGCGATGACGAAGTGACACGCGGCGAGAAGGAGCTCGAGGCCGTCACGAAGTCGCACATTGATGCGATCGACGACGCGCTCAAGAAGAAGGAAGCCGAGCTTCTCGAGGTCTAA
- the pyrH gene encoding UMP kinase, translating to MTKTTKRRVLLKLSGEAFGGGSVGVNPDVVSAMAREIAEAAQEVEVAIVVGGGNFFRGAELSQRGMDRGRADYMGMLGTVMNALALQDFLEQAGAATRVQSAISMTQVAEPYIPLRAERHLEKGRVVIFGAGAGLPYFSTDTVAAQRALEIGADVVLVAKNGVDGVYSADPNKDHTAKKIDEITYQEALVQGLNVVDSTAFSLCKDNGMPMVVFGMKPDGNVTRAIRGDRIGTLVR from the coding sequence ATGACGAAAACCACGAAGCGACGGGTACTGCTCAAGCTTTCGGGCGAAGCATTCGGCGGAGGATCGGTGGGGGTCAACCCCGACGTCGTCAGTGCCATGGCCCGGGAGATCGCGGAGGCGGCCCAGGAGGTCGAGGTCGCGATCGTCGTCGGCGGAGGAAACTTCTTCCGCGGAGCCGAGCTCAGCCAGCGCGGCATGGACCGCGGCCGCGCCGACTACATGGGCATGCTCGGAACCGTGATGAACGCGCTCGCCCTGCAGGACTTCCTCGAGCAGGCCGGCGCCGCCACGCGCGTGCAGTCGGCCATCTCGATGACCCAGGTCGCCGAGCCGTACATCCCGCTCCGCGCTGAGCGTCACCTCGAGAAGGGCCGCGTCGTCATCTTCGGCGCCGGCGCTGGTCTGCCGTACTTCTCGACCGACACCGTCGCAGCCCAGCGCGCGCTCGAGATCGGTGCTGACGTGGTGCTCGTCGCCAAGAACGGGGTCGACGGCGTGTACTCCGCCGACCCGAACAAGGATCACACCGCTAAGAAGATCGACGAGATCACCTACCAGGAGGCGCTCGTCCAGGGGCTCAACGTGGTCGATTCGACGGCGTTCAGCCTGTGCAAGGACAATGGGATGCCGATGGTGGTGTTCGGGATGAAGCCCGACGGCAACGTGACCCGCGCGATCCGCGGAGACCGCATCGGCACACTCGTCAGATAA